One Roseimaritima multifibrata DNA window includes the following coding sequences:
- a CDS encoding TonB-dependent receptor plug domain-containing protein has product MEACTYMLLNGRILALATIVLAPVVLGFANLDTQVVFAQDFPQGPVDGNIAGQRSSPVADAVGGKLVDVDVLSRDTVGDSKPDETEDEDFDEDFDEDEDELDSLLDIADNDVGELANVNVRRNAAAPALQTEVTSVSRQKSTVGRSPAAIFVISSDMIRRSGARSVPDALRMAPGVEVARIDSSKWAVSIRGSNGRFANKLLVQIDGRTVYTPLFGGTFWDVQDLLLEDIERIEVSRGPGASVWGANAVNGVINIITKSASETLGTYVEAGAGTEDRGFVGARHGWQTESGVDMRVFGKWFDRDNGYVPGGAAHDEWEVSRGGFRADWKPDRDSTLTFQGDVYDGATGRENNYPAPPPIFSENFIEDADLAGWNTLLRYTQANGPDSEWSLQGYYDRTERGYPEKGFREDRDTVDVDFQHRFRWHDNHAVIWGASYRNTRDKLQNAPFFITFTPERRADDLFSYFVQDEITLLDDELFLTAGAKFIHSDYTPFEFQPTVRLLWTPNESQSIWCSYSRAVRLPTRVGDDVQLILQPRADLGGVFPIFTGNHDFVAEDLDAWEIGMRSQPTRRFSWDISAFYFDYDDLQSVQPGTPYFDPTIPAGFLPLNLSNDGEGRSYGFELTTNYELREWWRLYGCYSNLREEFNGDGTNADSSPNNQVYLQSSWDLEHNLSLDLIWRYVDNLPARQVPSYNTADARLGWTPSRNLEIALVGRNLLDPNHPEFASDSFTSNIATNVEREFYGMISLRY; this is encoded by the coding sequence ATGGAGGCCTGTACCTATATGTTGCTTAACGGACGGATTTTAGCGTTAGCAACGATTGTGCTGGCTCCTGTCGTTTTAGGGTTTGCGAACCTTGATACCCAAGTTGTTTTTGCGCAGGATTTTCCGCAGGGTCCGGTCGACGGAAATATCGCGGGGCAGCGCTCCAGCCCCGTTGCCGATGCTGTCGGTGGAAAATTGGTCGATGTAGACGTCTTGTCCAGAGATACCGTTGGCGATTCCAAACCTGACGAAACGGAAGACGAAGACTTTGACGAGGACTTCGACGAGGACGAGGATGAACTCGATTCCTTGCTGGACATCGCTGACAATGATGTCGGCGAATTGGCCAATGTAAATGTCCGTCGCAATGCGGCTGCACCCGCCCTGCAGACGGAGGTGACCTCGGTAAGCCGTCAGAAAAGTACCGTCGGTCGATCTCCGGCCGCTATCTTTGTGATCTCCAGCGATATGATCCGCCGATCGGGGGCACGCTCTGTTCCCGATGCCTTGAGAATGGCACCGGGTGTGGAAGTCGCTCGGATCGACTCCAGCAAGTGGGCGGTTAGCATTCGTGGATCGAATGGTCGTTTTGCAAATAAATTGCTGGTGCAGATTGATGGCCGGACCGTTTACACCCCGCTGTTTGGCGGGACTTTCTGGGATGTGCAGGATTTGCTGCTGGAAGACATTGAACGGATCGAGGTTTCTCGCGGACCGGGGGCCAGTGTGTGGGGAGCCAACGCAGTGAACGGTGTGATCAATATCATCACCAAAAGTGCCTCCGAGACCTTGGGAACGTATGTCGAAGCTGGGGCAGGGACCGAGGATCGCGGTTTCGTCGGTGCTAGGCATGGTTGGCAAACCGAATCGGGCGTCGACATGCGTGTGTTTGGGAAGTGGTTTGACCGTGACAATGGCTACGTGCCCGGTGGCGCAGCGCACGATGAGTGGGAAGTTTCACGCGGCGGGTTTCGCGCGGACTGGAAACCGGATCGCGATTCGACGTTGACGTTCCAAGGGGATGTCTACGACGGGGCCACCGGACGCGAAAATAACTATCCGGCGCCGCCTCCGATCTTTTCTGAAAACTTCATCGAAGACGCTGACTTGGCAGGATGGAATACCCTGCTGCGTTATACCCAAGCGAACGGTCCCGATAGTGAATGGTCGTTGCAGGGCTACTATGACCGGACGGAACGAGGTTACCCGGAGAAAGGATTTCGCGAAGATCGCGATACGGTGGATGTCGATTTTCAGCATCGTTTTCGTTGGCACGACAATCATGCGGTCATTTGGGGCGCCAGCTACCGAAACACTCGCGATAAATTGCAGAACGCACCGTTTTTTATCACTTTCACTCCCGAGCGGCGTGCGGACGATCTGTTCAGCTATTTCGTGCAGGATGAAATCACGCTGTTGGACGACGAACTGTTTTTAACAGCGGGTGCGAAATTTATTCATAGTGATTACACCCCATTCGAATTTCAGCCAACCGTTCGACTGCTTTGGACTCCGAACGAAAGTCAGTCGATCTGGTGCTCCTATTCCCGTGCGGTGCGATTACCGACTCGCGTTGGCGACGACGTGCAATTGATCTTGCAGCCCAGAGCCGATTTGGGTGGGGTGTTTCCGATCTTTACGGGGAACCACGATTTCGTCGCAGAGGATTTAGACGCCTGGGAGATCGGGATGCGTTCTCAACCGACCCGCCGTTTCTCCTGGGACATCTCTGCGTTCTATTTCGACTACGACGATTTGCAATCCGTGCAGCCGGGAACGCCTTATTTCGATCCGACCATTCCTGCCGGCTTCTTGCCGCTGAACCTTTCCAATGATGGAGAGGGACGCAGTTATGGTTTTGAATTAACGACTAACTATGAGCTTCGCGAATGGTGGAGGCTTTACGGATGCTACAGCAACCTCCGCGAAGAGTTTAACGGAGATGGCACGAACGCCGACAGCAGTCCAAACAACCAGGTCTATCTGCAGTCCTCTTGGGACTTGGAGCACAATCTGTCGCTCGATTTGATTTGGCGCTACGTCGACAATCTTCCTGCCCGTCAGGTGCCCAGTTACAACACGGCGGATGCACGGCTTGGTTGGACGCCATCGCGCAATCTAGAAATTGCTTTGGTCGGACGCAATCTACTGGACCCCAATCATCCTGAATTCGCCAGCGACAGCTTTACCAGCAATATCGCTACAAACGTCGAACGCGAATTTTACGGCATGATCAGCTTGAGATACTAG
- a CDS encoding ATP-binding protein codes for MLPRCLSVPVRWVVAVSPRQFLRNVSIRTKLLLLATTSALLALVIAFSGMAAYDIQFIRQSKVDQLESQAKMLAFNSTGVLTFQDKAATRELLASMAMYPTVEYVCVRDETGSLFAEFRSRPNSVARRPSNPASGHQITDEGIEVFHPITDRGEKIGSIYVFANMSDLDSHIRRYLLIGSGIMLLSLTGAGFMSVLLQRSISRPVKELAVAAKTVKDQRDFSIRVTPRSTDELGELSVTFNNMLDEIQSSKAALQTANDRLEERVEQRTAQLTQEIERRQSVQDALVVARDEAEAASRAKSEFLANMSHEIRTPLNGILGFTELLTNSSAVAEPTLRKDYLETISASGQHLLALINDILDLSKIEAGQLEVELSPCSPHDVLNQVVSVLRARAQQKGLKLRCDWTTKVPESIVTDGGRLRQLLMNLVGNAIKFTNEGSVRISAELDHFSEVLTIRVIDTGIGIPNEKQAKIFSPFVQADNSVTRRYGGTGLGLAISRRLSAALGGELQVESKEGEGSIFILKVQTGSLKDVDLLLAPPADALIGMLDSELSEEIRLPACNILVVEDGQINRKLVRIMLEEAGAKVTTAENGWVGVQAARREAFDLVVMDMQMPVMDGYTAASQLRKDGITVPIVALTAHAMKGDEEKCLAAGCSDYLTKPIQGTSLLQSVRNLIPGAAAIKADFAKPIVASKPAGRTVVQVEAESTTYAPADLRSTLPLENPIYQEIVEEFIGFLNEHVRDMKSALVDHDFDQLTHLAHGLKGAGGTAGFSALTSPAARVWDAAKDEDCDQIEESLAVLAELTQQITATPQRV; via the coding sequence ATGTTGCCCAGGTGTCTGTCCGTTCCGGTACGTTGGGTTGTCGCGGTTTCTCCGCGACAATTCCTGCGCAACGTGTCGATCCGAACGAAATTGCTGCTGCTGGCAACCACTTCTGCGCTGTTGGCACTTGTCATCGCGTTTTCAGGGATGGCCGCCTACGACATTCAGTTCATTCGACAATCCAAAGTCGATCAGCTGGAATCGCAGGCCAAGATGTTGGCATTTAATAGTACGGGGGTGCTGACATTCCAGGACAAAGCCGCTACGCGTGAATTGCTCGCTTCGATGGCGATGTACCCAACCGTCGAATACGTATGCGTGCGAGACGAAACAGGAAGCTTGTTCGCCGAATTTCGCTCGCGTCCAAATAGCGTGGCTCGTCGACCAAGCAACCCAGCGAGCGGTCACCAAATCACGGACGAAGGTATCGAGGTTTTTCACCCAATCACCGACCGTGGTGAAAAAATTGGGTCGATTTATGTCTTTGCCAATATGTCCGATCTTGATTCGCATATTCGCCGCTATCTGTTAATCGGTTCCGGGATCATGCTGCTGTCACTGACCGGTGCAGGATTCATGTCCGTGTTATTGCAGCGATCGATTTCCAGGCCGGTCAAGGAACTGGCCGTGGCGGCAAAAACGGTTAAAGACCAACGGGATTTTTCGATTCGCGTGACCCCGCGGTCGACCGATGAACTGGGGGAATTAAGCGTTACTTTCAACAATATGTTGGATGAAATCCAAAGTTCTAAAGCGGCACTACAGACGGCCAATGATCGTCTGGAAGAACGGGTCGAGCAGCGAACGGCACAGTTGACGCAAGAGATTGAACGTCGCCAATCGGTGCAGGATGCATTGGTCGTTGCACGGGATGAAGCCGAGGCGGCCAGTCGCGCCAAAAGTGAATTCTTGGCGAACATGAGCCATGAAATCCGCACGCCTCTTAACGGGATACTTGGTTTTACCGAATTGCTCACGAATTCTTCGGCGGTTGCAGAGCCGACGCTGCGTAAAGACTATTTGGAAACGATTTCGGCAAGCGGCCAACACTTGCTAGCCCTGATCAATGACATTTTGGATCTGTCCAAAATCGAAGCGGGGCAGCTAGAAGTGGAATTATCCCCATGCTCGCCCCACGATGTACTGAACCAAGTTGTCAGCGTGTTGCGAGCCCGCGCCCAACAGAAAGGGCTGAAGCTGCGATGCGACTGGACGACCAAGGTCCCCGAATCGATCGTGACCGACGGCGGACGGTTGCGGCAGTTGTTGATGAATTTAGTTGGCAACGCCATTAAATTCACCAACGAAGGATCCGTTCGTATCAGTGCCGAACTTGATCATTTCAGTGAAGTTCTGACCATTCGCGTGATCGATACCGGGATCGGAATCCCTAACGAAAAACAGGCGAAAATTTTTAGTCCTTTTGTCCAGGCCGATAATTCGGTCACGCGGCGATACGGTGGTACGGGACTTGGATTGGCGATTTCTCGTAGGCTCTCCGCGGCACTTGGTGGGGAACTGCAGGTGGAAAGCAAAGAAGGGGAAGGAAGTATCTTTATCCTGAAAGTCCAAACGGGTTCGCTGAAGGACGTTGATCTTCTCTTAGCGCCTCCTGCGGATGCCTTGATCGGCATGCTGGATTCCGAGCTGAGTGAAGAGATTCGTTTGCCTGCCTGCAACATTCTGGTTGTTGAAGATGGCCAAATTAATCGCAAACTGGTTCGCATCATGCTTGAAGAGGCAGGTGCCAAAGTGACAACCGCAGAGAATGGATGGGTCGGGGTTCAGGCCGCACGTCGTGAAGCGTTTGATCTGGTTGTGATGGATATGCAGATGCCGGTGATGGACGGCTATACCGCCGCTTCGCAGCTGCGAAAAGACGGAATCACCGTGCCGATCGTGGCGTTGACCGCCCACGCGATGAAAGGGGATGAAGAGAAGTGCCTCGCGGCCGGCTGTTCGGATTATTTAACAAAGCCGATTCAAGGGACGTCCTTGTTGCAGAGTGTGCGAAATCTGATTCCTGGAGCGGCAGCTATAAAGGCTGACTTTGCGAAGCCGATTGTCGCTTCAAAGCCAGCAGGCCGAACCGTGGTTCAAGTGGAAGCGGAATCTACCACGTATGCTCCTGCCGATCTGAGGTCGACGTTGCCGTTGGAAAATCCGATCTATCAAGAAATCGTTGAAGAATTCATCGGTTTTCTGAACGAGCATGTCCGTGATATGAAATCGGCGTTAGTCGATCACGATTTTGATCAACTGACTCACCTAGCCCATGGTTTAAAAGGGGCGGGCGGGACCGCAGGGTTTTCCGCTTTAACGTCGCCCGCGGCGAGGGTCTGGGACGCCGCCAAGGACGAAGACTGCGACCAAATCGAGGAATCGCTCGCGGTGCTTGCTGAATTGACTCAGCAGATCACCGCGACACCGCAGCGAGTTTGA
- a CDS encoding YfiR family protein — translation MRFPAILTWLTLLGVLCAGGKAVGETPPAPPTEQETIVRIAKEDNIKAVYLYSFGRFTNWPDRLPGDDSPFRVGIVGPSGVQKSLMKIARKRTIHDRPIEVVPYQSAEDVVVDACDLLFVSSAIQPVDLTSLMLRVRGTSVLTVTESPSRPEGTVVNFVETSGAIQFEIDLEEAKRKSLAMDARLLRQGIKMLPSSPNQGP, via the coding sequence ATGCGTTTCCCAGCAATTCTTACTTGGTTAACACTGCTGGGAGTGTTGTGTGCTGGAGGGAAGGCCGTCGGAGAGACCCCGCCTGCTCCCCCCACCGAACAGGAAACGATTGTAAGGATCGCAAAAGAAGACAATATCAAAGCGGTCTATCTATACAGTTTCGGTCGTTTCACCAATTGGCCCGATCGGTTGCCAGGGGACGATTCGCCTTTTCGCGTCGGCATTGTTGGGCCCTCAGGGGTCCAAAAGAGCCTGATGAAGATCGCTCGGAAACGGACGATCCACGATCGCCCGATCGAAGTCGTCCCGTATCAATCGGCGGAGGATGTGGTCGTGGACGCATGCGACCTGCTGTTCGTGTCCTCTGCAATTCAGCCGGTTGATCTGACCTCTTTAATGCTGCGGGTTCGTGGAACCTCGGTACTTACCGTTACGGAGTCGCCGTCTCGCCCTGAAGGAACCGTGGTCAACTTTGTTGAAACCAGCGGTGCCATCCAGTTTGAAATCGATCTGGAAGAAGCGAAACGGAAAAGCCTTGCAATGGATGCTCGGTTGCTACGCCAGGGAATAAAAATGCTTCCTAGCAGTCCAAATCAAGGTCCTTGA
- a CDS encoding diguanylate cyclase, translated as MSVNSLGAQERPQVLVVDDHPTTRKLMSAWLELSGYPVSQAEDGIRAWSAAQFDCPPIVVTDWNMPEMSGLELCRSIRRKLCNEDVYILVATSRDSGDDLSEAMAAGANDFLSKPIQEDEFLARIQNAENAIRQLQMKTELAEVDGLTGLLNRRSFLERSEAALEVTKQLGQPTSCLMMDIDLFKQFNDQYGHAMGDDVLRLVASIIKETSQNREIAGRLGGDEFCILLSEYDENEAILYADRLRKLIIDRSSELIGPHAVVRTTIGVSPFTAECRTITDLLELSDRALLSAKNEGRDRTQSHTGLQRQRLNEGDNATVGQFALLRSTSAEAIMTTGMAVYGEQELFRNTLASFLASNADSACVVNENRELVGMVSERDFLNALASRKELDAPLSDVMNGNIARFRLDTTAEKIWQTLQRTPMLRSVVVDGRGVPVGMIERRSLLRLLSEIEEI; from the coding sequence ATGTCTGTTAATTCACTGGGCGCCCAAGAGCGACCACAGGTCTTGGTAGTCGATGACCATCCGACGACCAGGAAGTTGATGTCTGCATGGCTAGAACTTTCCGGGTATCCGGTCTCTCAGGCGGAAGATGGAATCCGCGCTTGGTCAGCCGCTCAATTCGATTGCCCGCCGATTGTGGTCACTGACTGGAACATGCCAGAAATGTCAGGGCTGGAATTGTGCCGCTCGATTCGCCGCAAACTGTGTAACGAAGACGTTTATATCCTGGTCGCTACATCACGCGATTCGGGAGACGATCTTTCCGAAGCGATGGCAGCCGGGGCGAACGATTTTCTCTCCAAACCGATTCAAGAAGACGAATTTTTGGCGAGAATCCAAAACGCTGAAAACGCGATTCGGCAGTTGCAGATGAAGACGGAGCTTGCCGAAGTCGATGGCTTGACCGGACTGCTGAACCGCCGCTCTTTTTTAGAGCGAAGTGAAGCCGCACTTGAAGTGACAAAGCAGCTCGGGCAACCGACTTCCTGCCTGATGATGGACATTGACTTGTTTAAGCAATTCAATGACCAGTATGGGCATGCCATGGGGGACGACGTTCTGCGACTGGTCGCCAGCATCATCAAAGAGACTTCCCAGAATCGTGAGATCGCAGGTCGCCTAGGTGGCGACGAATTCTGTATTTTGCTTTCGGAATATGATGAAAACGAAGCGATCCTGTATGCAGACCGCTTGCGTAAACTGATTATCGATCGGTCTTCGGAATTGATTGGTCCCCATGCTGTGGTTCGCACGACGATTGGCGTCAGTCCGTTTACCGCAGAATGCAGGACGATTACCGATTTGCTGGAATTGTCCGATCGAGCCTTGTTGTCGGCAAAAAATGAGGGGCGTGATCGGACGCAAAGCCATACCGGTTTACAGCGTCAGCGACTGAACGAAGGGGACAATGCGACGGTCGGGCAATTTGCACTCCTTCGCTCTACTTCGGCAGAAGCGATCATGACAACCGGCATGGCGGTGTACGGTGAACAGGAATTGTTCCGCAATACGTTGGCTTCCTTCCTGGCGTCGAATGCTGATAGTGCGTGCGTGGTGAATGAAAATCGTGAACTTGTCGGTATGGTTTCCGAACGCGATTTCTTAAATGCACTCGCTTCCCGCAAAGAATTAGATGCTCCGCTTAGCGATGTGATGAACGGAAACATCGCTCGATTCAGGCTGGATACAACGGCGGAAAAAATCTGGCAAACGCTCCAACGAACTCCGATGTTGCGGAGTGTTGTTGTCGACGGGCGAGGCGTTCCCGTGGGGATGATCGAACGTCGTTCGCTGCTGCGATTGCTAAGCGAGATCGAAGAAATCTAA
- a CDS encoding redoxin domain-containing protein, with protein sequence MRTCYFHLSFALLLLALVQLSHPQNLVHGADKENTAESQFTGDEPIEMPPALLQMLHDQLVWDELKLRPKQIEKVVALLRPLDAIWWPSRIQPATDRLAIQRQLTEKLKESLLTVLDRVQWLRLEQLERQALGTRIVLQKDVAAVLQLSEEDHSAFRLAALKTDRTATELSKKVASGSDLGSLQEELQAIKDEEHHGIVDSLSNEQKQKIANLRGEPFDFSAVQRIYPLAPSLELQTSQWLAKALPGNLQDLKGQVVAVHFYAFQCINCKRNLPHYTAWHKDYADQGLVVIGIQTPETSSERDAEKVAAAAVENDIQYPLLMDTESENWKGWGTTMWPTVYLIDKEGFIRTWWQGELNWKGNPGEANFRKHIEALLAE encoded by the coding sequence ATGCGAACCTGCTATTTCCATCTCTCGTTTGCTCTGCTTTTGCTGGCCCTGGTGCAACTGAGCCATCCACAGAATTTGGTTCACGGAGCCGACAAAGAGAACACCGCCGAAAGCCAATTCACCGGCGACGAACCGATCGAAATGCCCCCCGCGCTTCTACAGATGCTGCACGACCAATTGGTTTGGGACGAACTGAAGCTCCGCCCCAAGCAGATCGAAAAAGTCGTCGCGTTACTGCGTCCCCTCGATGCGATCTGGTGGCCGTCGCGAATCCAACCGGCCACCGACCGGCTAGCGATCCAACGCCAACTAACAGAAAAACTAAAAGAGAGCCTTCTAACGGTTCTGGATCGAGTGCAATGGCTTCGTCTGGAACAGCTGGAACGCCAAGCCTTGGGGACTCGAATTGTTCTGCAAAAGGATGTCGCCGCCGTCCTTCAATTATCAGAGGAAGATCACAGTGCCTTTCGACTGGCAGCCCTAAAAACCGATCGCACCGCAACCGAGCTAAGCAAGAAGGTCGCGTCCGGTTCCGACCTCGGATCGCTGCAAGAAGAACTGCAGGCGATCAAAGATGAAGAGCACCATGGGATTGTCGATAGTCTTTCCAATGAACAGAAACAGAAAATCGCGAACCTGCGAGGCGAACCATTCGACTTCTCCGCCGTTCAGCGAATCTATCCGTTGGCCCCATCCCTTGAACTGCAAACATCGCAGTGGCTTGCCAAAGCGCTGCCAGGAAACCTGCAGGATCTGAAAGGGCAGGTAGTCGCCGTCCACTTCTACGCGTTTCAGTGCATCAACTGCAAACGTAACCTGCCGCACTATACGGCCTGGCACAAAGACTATGCCGACCAAGGGCTGGTTGTAATCGGCATTCAAACTCCGGAAACAAGTTCGGAAAGGGATGCGGAAAAAGTTGCAGCGGCCGCCGTTGAAAATGACATCCAATATCCGCTCCTAATGGATACGGAATCAGAGAACTGGAAGGGCTGGGGAACAACGATGTGGCCAACCGTCTACCTGATCGACAAAGAGGGCTTTATCCGCACTTGGTGGCAAGGAGAACTCAACTGGAAAGGGAATCCAGGAGAAGCCAATTTCAGAAAACATATCGAAGCATTGCTCGCCGAGTGA
- a CDS encoding HD domain-containing phosphohydrolase, which yields MTATTSELASSTIMIVDDIPINVKVARAHLESAGYRNFVTLTDPAEALTAIDYSNPDVVLLDIMMPGISGLEILEDIRANPQTEHLPVLVLSGAESRDLKNQALLLGATDFLSKPIDIDELLPRVRNSLLMKTYEDDLRSQVVQRTKELEQAHYELIHCLARAAEFRDGDTGAHIVRVGKYAAIIADELGMEPEKINRLQQAATLHDVGKIGIPDAILQKEGKLTDDEYENMQRHCGLGGQVLNQDLHRTGISLTNHPTIGAEIMAVCSSPTIVLARTIALTHHERWDGNGYPLGLGGENIPIEGRITAVADVFDALSSRRPYKKAFSLDKCLSILDEESGSHFDPRIVSAFLNRVSDIVAVQLEYADVC from the coding sequence ATGACCGCTACGACTAGCGAATTAGCTTCATCGACAATCATGATTGTCGATGACATCCCCATCAATGTTAAAGTCGCGCGTGCTCATCTTGAATCTGCTGGATATAGGAACTTTGTGACCCTGACCGATCCGGCTGAAGCATTAACCGCCATCGATTACTCCAATCCCGATGTCGTGCTGTTGGATATCATGATGCCAGGAATCAGCGGGCTGGAAATACTGGAAGACATCCGGGCAAATCCCCAGACGGAGCACTTGCCCGTTCTAGTCCTTAGTGGGGCAGAAAGCCGTGATCTAAAGAATCAGGCACTCTTGCTAGGGGCGACCGATTTTCTGTCCAAGCCTATCGACATTGATGAATTATTGCCGCGTGTCCGCAATAGTTTGTTGATGAAGACGTATGAAGATGATCTGCGGTCGCAAGTTGTGCAGCGTACTAAGGAGCTGGAACAAGCTCATTATGAACTGATTCATTGTCTGGCTAGGGCGGCCGAGTTCCGCGATGGCGATACAGGGGCTCATATCGTTCGTGTCGGCAAGTACGCCGCCATCATCGCCGATGAACTGGGGATGGAACCTGAAAAAATCAATCGTCTGCAACAGGCCGCAACCCTTCATGATGTTGGGAAGATTGGGATTCCCGATGCCATCCTTCAAAAAGAAGGAAAACTGACCGATGACGAATACGAAAACATGCAGCGACATTGCGGGCTTGGAGGGCAGGTTTTAAACCAGGATTTGCACCGCACAGGAATCTCCCTGACGAACCATCCCACGATTGGAGCTGAGATCATGGCTGTCTGTTCCTCGCCAACAATCGTGCTGGCTCGGACGATCGCCCTCACGCACCATGAACGCTGGGATGGGAACGGTTATCCCCTCGGGTTAGGAGGTGAGAACATTCCAATTGAAGGAAGGATCACCGCGGTTGCGGATGTGTTTGATGCCTTGAGTAGTCGCCGCCCGTACAAGAAAGCGTTCTCGCTGGATAAATGTTTAAGCATCTTAGACGAAGAGAGCGGGTCGCATTTTGATCCGCGAATCGTAAGTGCCTTCCTCAACCGAGTTTCCGATATCGTCGCAGTTCAACTTGAGTATGCCGATGTCTGTTAA